A stretch of DNA from Leishmania braziliensis MHOM/BR/75/M2904 complete genome, chromosome 2:
AGGCCCAGAGGGGCACATGCAGTGAGCGGCAGACTGTTAGAAAGGAGCAGTGGGCAAATCTCGTGCGAGGCCACTGTGGCTCACCTCGAGCTGCCCGTTTGTCTGCCCTacacaaaagagaggagatttgcgggtgcgtgtgtgtgtgtgaaagtTGCGCATGCGAGAGCGGCTCAGCTAGCACTGCTAAGCGGCGGTTCATAGTAGACATGTGAGCAGGCGCACCTGCACTGAAGGACCAGGCACATGCGCCAtgtgctgcacgcgctggcGTTTAGGCTCAGCACACTAAATGGCAGCTTCCCGTGCCAAGCCGTCGGCTCCACACACTCTgttttctttctcgctcCGCAGGGGTAGGCCAGGGGTAGTCGTGAgaccaaaaaaaaggaggtcAACACCAAAGATAAACAGGAAGGCAgtgggaaaggagagaaaacaaaaaagggtCTCTATAAGTGCACACAAGTCCTGGCCGCCCGTCGCCCACGCAAGTGCGTAGGCAAGGGAGACGGGCGGCCAGGCACCGAAGCACGCTTGCTTACGCGTAGCCGTACAGGATGTGGccgcgcttgcgcagcgcgtTCACGACATCGCTCGCCGTCACTGTCTTCTTGCGCGCGTACTCGGTGTaggccgtgctgcagcgcacaatgTCCTCCACGTAGGCCTTCAGtacgcggcgcacctcctcgtagaGGTCGCCCGAGATGCGCTtcacgccaccgcggcgcgccatgcggcggacgcagccgcgcgtgatgccgcggatgttgtcgcgcagcaccttcttctgGCGCTTCTGGCTGCCCTTGGCGTCAGCGGAGCGCTTACCCTTGGCCATGGTGgatgtgtgtggaggggagggaataAGTGGGGCGAGGAGTGCAGGATGTGTCGTGAACTCTTGTACGTGATTGGGTGAGTGGGTTTCGGGCGGCGAAGGGGGGAAGCGTGTGAGGGAC
This window harbors:
- a CDS encoding histone H4, with protein sequence MAKGKRSADAKGSQKRQKKVLRDNIRGITRGCVRRMARRGGVKRISGDLYEEVRRVLKAYVEDIVRCSTAYTEYARKKTVTASDVVNALRKRGHILYGYA